The following coding sequences are from one Arthrobacter sp. PvP023 window:
- a CDS encoding CU044_2847 family protein codes for MTEILRYEVGSGVVLVEAEESSFGVEHPSRDEQGIQDTGRRLEDALASVRPAAKAAAEVLGDLAPEHLEIQFGVKLAGAAGAIIARNVTEAHFIVKMSWSPEQEPPEEEIVP; via the coding sequence ATGACAGAGATACTGCGCTACGAAGTCGGATCCGGCGTGGTCCTGGTGGAAGCCGAGGAGAGCAGCTTCGGAGTGGAACACCCGTCGCGTGATGAGCAGGGGATCCAGGACACCGGGCGCAGGCTCGAAGATGCCCTGGCCTCCGTGCGGCCGGCCGCCAAGGCAGCAGCGGAAGTCCTGGGGGACCTTGCGCCGGAACACCTGGAAATTCAGTTCGGCGTGAAATTGGCCGGCGCGGCAGGGGCCATCATCGCCAGGAACGTTACGGAGGCCCACTTCATCGTCAAGATGTCATGGTCGCCCGAGCAAGAACCACCCGAGGAAGAGATCGTTCCCTAG
- the trxA gene encoding thioredoxin, with translation MTSGAAGRQRGVVEPRLIRCPGCGKTNRIPATAPGRPRCGNCSHDLPWIVDAGDLDFKRIAEESTVPALIDFWAEWCGPCRLVSPVLDQLATEKAGRIKLVKVDVDHAPGLSARFAVQAIPTLMVIVGGIVIARQAGAAPAATLRTWLEHALSSTLS, from the coding sequence ATGACTTCAGGGGCGGCTGGAAGACAGCGCGGGGTAGTGGAGCCGCGGCTCATCAGGTGTCCCGGCTGCGGGAAGACCAACAGGATTCCTGCAACTGCTCCCGGCCGTCCCCGCTGCGGCAACTGCAGCCATGACTTGCCGTGGATCGTTGACGCCGGGGACTTGGACTTCAAGCGCATCGCGGAGGAGTCAACGGTGCCTGCACTGATCGACTTCTGGGCGGAATGGTGCGGCCCCTGCCGCCTGGTCAGCCCCGTCCTGGACCAGTTGGCCACCGAGAAAGCTGGCCGCATCAAGCTGGTGAAAGTGGATGTGGACCACGCTCCCGGGCTCTCAGCGAGGTTTGCGGTGCAGGCGATCCCCACTCTGATGGTGATTGTCGGCGGAATAGTGATTGCCCGGCAGGCGGGTGCCGCACCCGCGGCGACCCTGCGGACCTGGCTGGAGCACGCGCTGTCCTCCACTCTGAGCTAA
- a CDS encoding nucleoside deaminase: MDAPPSAADIQEFLGQAINLAVQNVADGGGPFGALVVTADGTRHFGVNRVTRDNDPTAHAEVVAIRTAAAESANFDLSGAVLYASCEPCPLCLAAALWARIDRVYFAADRHGAAAAGFDDALFYEYFEGIRPELMPVNQTDVPTSNAPFDAWDANPDRTEY; encoded by the coding sequence ATGGATGCCCCACCCTCAGCCGCTGATATCCAGGAGTTCCTGGGCCAGGCCATCAACCTTGCCGTTCAGAATGTGGCCGACGGCGGCGGCCCGTTCGGGGCACTGGTGGTCACCGCGGACGGGACGCGCCATTTCGGCGTCAACAGGGTGACGCGGGACAACGACCCCACCGCACATGCCGAGGTTGTGGCCATCCGGACGGCAGCGGCAGAATCCGCCAATTTCGATCTCAGCGGGGCCGTGCTCTATGCAAGCTGTGAGCCGTGCCCGTTATGCCTGGCGGCCGCGCTGTGGGCGCGGATCGACCGCGTGTATTTCGCCGCGGACAGGCACGGCGCTGCAGCCGCGGGGTTCGACGATGCCCTCTTCTACGAATACTTTGAGGGCATCCGGCCGGAACTCATGCCGGTCAACCAAACCGATGTCCCGACGTCGAACGCCCCGTTTGATGCCTGGGACGCTAACCCGGACCGCACCGAATATTGA
- a CDS encoding ScyD/ScyE family protein — protein sequence MRKHVSLAAATISAAVFLATGTAGVAAPPRTEPVTLADGLVGPLHVSAGRDGSVIVSEEFASRLTRVASDGTKAVLYSDPEWDVAGSVQRRSTIYFVESQGAGPMDPRPLAGHVRTIAADGTQRTFGDLAALENEKNADGDVSYGFEDLPDACAAQIPPEVPASYTGTVDSHPYGIAVSGDTVYVADAGANSIVAVDADSGDAETVAVLPPRPFVITAEVASTLKLPDCVVGLTYNFEPVPTDVAVGPDGWLYVSVLPGGPEDPALGARGAVYRVNPDNGRVRLVADEVMSPTGLAVDDDGDVYIASLFGEGVLKIDGKDSQRTVLAGKLTADVALRGSTLYATTDALPAENQPPNGRLVSLDFKGHSHR from the coding sequence ATGAGAAAGCACGTTTCGCTTGCCGCGGCCACCATCAGCGCCGCGGTCTTCCTGGCGACCGGTACTGCAGGCGTTGCCGCTCCGCCGCGAACCGAACCGGTCACCCTCGCAGACGGGCTGGTCGGCCCGCTGCACGTCAGCGCAGGCCGCGACGGCTCGGTGATTGTGAGCGAGGAATTCGCCAGCCGGCTGACGCGGGTAGCTTCCGACGGCACCAAGGCAGTCCTGTATTCGGATCCGGAATGGGACGTGGCCGGAAGCGTGCAGCGCCGTTCGACCATCTACTTCGTGGAGAGCCAGGGGGCCGGGCCCATGGATCCGCGCCCGCTGGCCGGTCATGTCCGGACCATCGCTGCCGACGGAACACAAAGGACTTTTGGCGATTTGGCGGCTTTGGAGAACGAAAAGAACGCCGACGGTGACGTCAGTTATGGTTTTGAGGACCTGCCGGATGCGTGCGCGGCGCAAATTCCGCCTGAAGTACCGGCTTCCTACACCGGGACCGTCGACTCCCATCCGTACGGCATCGCCGTCTCCGGCGACACCGTCTATGTGGCCGATGCCGGCGCCAACAGCATTGTGGCCGTCGACGCAGACTCCGGAGACGCTGAAACAGTGGCCGTCCTGCCGCCGCGTCCCTTCGTGATCACCGCAGAAGTGGCATCCACACTGAAACTTCCCGACTGCGTTGTGGGCCTCACTTATAACTTTGAACCCGTTCCCACCGACGTGGCAGTCGGGCCGGACGGCTGGCTGTACGTTTCGGTGCTCCCGGGCGGACCGGAGGACCCCGCACTGGGTGCCCGCGGTGCCGTGTACCGGGTCAACCCGGACAACGGCCGGGTGCGGCTTGTCGCCGATGAGGTCATGTCCCCCACCGGGCTGGCGGTGGATGACGACGGCGACGTGTACATTGCATCCCTGTTTGGTGAGGGGGTGCTCAAGATAGACGGCAAGGACAGCCAGCGCACGGTGCTGGCTGGCAAGCTCACGGCCGACGTC